The DNA region TTTGCCACGGTCACGTATTGTCATTTTGAATCATCTCCTTCGTTATTATTTCACACGAACATTCATTCCTATTGTCGAGGACTGACGCGCTTTTTTACTTCTGCTTCCCTTCCAAGGTCTCTCAAGTCAATTCTGACTGTAGCATGATTTATTTCGTGCCCATCATAAGTTAGGAATAAATGCTCATCCTCAAAATCACCGGTAATTTCCATATACTCTTTCAATAATTCAATTGTAGGTTCTGTTATTGGTACTATTCGTGCTTTTCTAGTCTTTGTGTCCATTGCTTCAAGAAATATTTCACCCTTATCCAGTTTTACGTTCTCCCGTTTCATTGCACAAAGTTCAGAAATTCGAACAAGTGTATCTAAAAGCACATAAATGATTACTTTATTTCTGAAACCGGTGTATGTTGAATCGTCAATGACTTCCATCATCTTCATAACTTCTTGGGGTGTGAATGATTCTAAGGTATCTTAAGGTGTTTTGATCGGCTTGAAGTCTTCATGGATTGGCTCATTAATCCATTCTTTTGTATGAAAACACATTAGTAAAAAAGCCATGTTAAAATAAACCCTCCATATTCTTATTTTTTTTTTTTGAAGGGCGTAAATGTACTATGTCGTTACTTTAACTGATTATGCAGTTTGTTGTTTAGATGGAGCGATTGTATAGCCTTTCTTTTTTAGGTATTCGATCATTTTTAATTCTTTGTTATTTTTTTGTTTTTCTTCAAGGTAATTTGAGCCTAGTTCATGATAAGGTTCTCCTGTTTTTAAGATGTTGTAAGCAATCGTTAAAAGTAAATGAGCAGAAGCGATTCGTCCCTTCATTTTTCCCTGTCGTTTGGAAATCCTTTTTCGATGTGAAGCTATTCGATTATTTTGCCTTGATGTCGCTAATACACACTCTACGGCCATTGTTTTCAAAGCTTTGTTACCTTGTGTGGTTTTGCTCGTTTTTTTTTTACCAGCACTTTCGTAATTTCCGGGACTCACACCAGCCCAAGAGGCAAGATGTTTTGCCGACTTAAATACGGACATATCCACGCCCATCTCTGCAATAAAAGTAGCTGCGGCAGCTTTGTTCACACCAGGTATACCATCCAATAATTCTACTTCCTTACGATAAGGGGACAGAAGTTGATCAATTTGTTTTTCCAATTCTTCTATGGCTTTTTCTAAATAACCCATATGCTCCCAATGGTAACGCAACATATCACGATGATGGCGGCGAATACGACCATTAATTGCACTGGCAATGTCAGTAATACTTGCTTTTGTTCGCCAATCCACCATTTTTCGAAGACCATCAGTCTCTATTTTTTCACCGTTTAGAATCGCTTCAAGGATACGGCGTCCCGATACACCAAAAATGTCTGATAGAACGGATGTTAGCTTGATATTAGCATCTTGAAGAATTTTGTGAATGCGATTCTGCTCTGATGTGCGATGATGAATCAATTTTTTTCGATAACGAGTAAGATCTCGTAAATCACGAATATCCTCTGGTGGTACAAAATTGCTTTCAATAAGTCCACATCTTAG from Peribacillus simplex includes:
- a CDS encoding IS110 family transposase: MEAMIERCAGLDVHQETVVACVLFGPLDKKPKTSIETFSTTTTGLLALSDWLVTLQVSDVVMESTGVYWKPIWNILEGSFHLVLANARHVKNVPGRKTDVKDAEWLAKLLRCGLIESNFVPPEDIRDLRDLTRYRKKLIHHRTSEQNRIHKILQDANIKLTSVLSDIFGVSGRRILEAILNGEKIETDGLRKMVDWRTKASITDIASAINGRIRRHHRDMLRYHWEHMGYLEKAIEELEKQIDQLLSPYRKEVELLDGIPGVNKAAAATFIAEMGVDMSVFKSAKHLASWAGVSPGNYESAGKKKTSKTTQGNKALKTMAVECVLATSRQNNRIASHRKRISKRQGKMKGRIASAHLLLTIAYNILKTGEPYHELGSNYLEEKQKNNKELKMIEYLKKKGYTIAPSKQQTA